One segment of Thamnophis elegans isolate rThaEle1 chromosome 16, rThaEle1.pri, whole genome shotgun sequence DNA contains the following:
- the LOC116519653 gene encoding gastrula zinc finger protein XlCGF26.1-like isoform X1 — protein sequence MSKGGPREKQLPGERFWEEETGGDPETVLEGGGSFGRPRNHQRVQEEGKEYQHREREKSFKKNGHLQRHLRVLSREKPFKCLECGKNFNKRIDFDRHERIHSGEKNYKCTECEQSFKKTRDLQKHVSIHTEEQKYQCSECEKSFKRKDHLQSHLRIHSGEKPNKCLECGKRFRERRYLYKHQRIHWREKPNKCLEGEKKYQCLECEKSFKRKDALTTHLNVHSGEKKYECTECEKSFKRNANLQRHLMIHSGDKPHKCLECGKSFSQRGSLYRHQRVHLQEEYECGECEKSFKTIQTLEKHQRTHKPNICLVCGKSFTTRGSLDIHQRIHRGEKPHKCLVCGKSFTVSRHLHRHQMIHTGEKPHKCLQCGRSFNVRSSLNIHQRIHTGEKPHKCLECGKSFSQRSSLNNHQRIHTGEKPYKCLQCGKSFSEKGSLNKHQKIHTGEKPHKCLECGMSFIVKNSLTIHQRTHSGEKPYKCLECGMSFIRCSNLHQHQRIHTGEKPHKCLECGKSFSERNSLNKHQRIHTGEKPHKCLECGKSFSERSSLNKHQRTHTGEKPHKCLECGKSFSERSSLNNHKRIHTGEKPHKCLECGKSFSERSSLNNHKRIHTGEKPHICLECGKSFTLIGNLRRHQTIHSGRKPYKCQECGKSYTERRGLYRHQIIHLGEK from the coding sequence ATGAGCAAAGGGGGACCCCGGGAAAAGCAGCTGCCTGGAGAGAGATTCTGGGAGGAGGAAACGGGCGGAGATCCCGAGACGGTCCTGGAGGGCGgagggtccttcggaagaccccGGAATCACCAAAGGGtccaggaggaaggaaaggaatatcAGCACCGGGAACGTGAGAAGTCCTTCAAGAAAAACGGCCATCTTCAAAGGCATCTAAGGGTCCTTTCACgagagaaaccatttaaatgcctggaatgtggaaagaacTTCAATAAGAGGATTGACTTTGATAGACATGAAAGAATCCACTCAGGGGAAAAGAATTATAAATGCACAGAATGTGAACAATCCTTCAAAAAAACCAGAGATCTTCAAAAGCATGTAAGCATCCACACAGAGGAACAGAAATATCAGTGTTCAGAATGTGAAAAATCCTTCAAAAGAAAAGACCATCTTCAAAGCCATCTAAGAatccactcaggagagaaaccgaataaatgcctggagtgtggaaagagattCCGTGAAAGAAGATatctttataaacatcaaaggatccactggAGAGAGAAACCGAATAAATGcctggagggagaaaagaaatatcaatgcctggagtgtgaaaaatccttcaaaagaaaagatgctCTTACAACCCACCTAAATGTCCACTCAGGAGAAAAGAAATACGAATGCACGGAATGTGAAAAATCCTTCAAAAGAAATGCCAATCTTCAAAGGCATCTAATGATCCACTCAGGAGACAAACCTcacaaatgcctggagtgtggaaagagcttcagtcagaggggcagcctttatagacatcaaagagTCCATTTACAAGAAGAGTATGAATGCGGGGAATgtgaaaaatccttcaaaacaaTTCAAACCCTTGAAAAACATCAAAGAACCCACAAGCCGAATATATGCCTggtgtgtggaaagagcttcactacAAGGGGAAGTCTAGATATCCATCAAAGAATCCAcagaggagaaaaacctcataaatgcctagtgtgtggaaagagctttactgtGAGTAGACATCTCCATCGACATCAAATGattcacacgggagagaaaccacaTAAATGTCTGCAGTGTGGAAGGAGCTTCAATGTAAGGAGCAGTCTTAATATAcatcaaagaattcacacaggtgaaaaaccacataaatgtctggagtgtggaaagagcttcagtcaaagGAGCAGTCTTAATAAccatcaaagaatccacacaggtgaaaaaccatataaatgtctgcagtgtggaaagagctttagtgAAAAAGGCAGTCTTAATAAACATCAAAAAATTCACACAGgtgaaaaacctcataaatgtctggagtgtggaatgaGCTTCATTGTAAAGAACAGTCTTACTATCCATCAAAGAACACactcaggagaaaaaccctacaaatgcctggagtgtggaatgaGCTTTATTAGGTGTAGTAACCTCCATCAACACCAAAGAATTCACACAGGTGAAAAAccacataaatgtctggagtgtggaaagagcttcagtgaaagGAACAGTCTTAATAAAcatcaaagaattcacacaggtgaaaaaccacataaatgtctggagtgtggaaagagcttcagtgaaagGAGCAGTCTTAATAAACATCAAAGAACTCACACAGGTGAAAAAccacataaatgtctggagtgtggaaagagcttcagtgaaagGAGCAGTCTTAATAACCATAAAAGAATTCACACAGGTGAAAAAccacataaatgtctggagtgtggaaagagcttcagtgaaagGAGCAGTCTTAATAACCATAAAAGAATTCACACAGGTGAAAAACCACATatatgtctggagtgtggaaagagctttactttGATTGGAAACCTCCGTCGACATCAAACAATCCACTCAGGAaggaaaccatataaatgccaggagtgtggaaagagctataCTGAGCGTAGAGGCCTCTATCGACACCAAATAATTCACCTGGGAGAAAAATGA
- the LOC116519351 gene encoding zinc finger protein 239-like — MSPGGPRERRLPGDGCEEKEMGGDSKTVLEDGRSFRKRRKTQRIQECGKKYQCSECDKSFKANNQLQTHLRIHSGEKPHKCLECGKSFSQRGTLYTHQRIHTGEKPHKCLECGKNFNKRGTLYIHQRIHSGEKTHKCLECGKSFSQRGHLYSHQRIHTGEKPHKCLECGKSFSWRGHLYSHQRIHTGEKPHKCLECGKSFSERSSLYKHQRIHTGEKPHKCLECGKSFSQRGHLYSHQRMHTGEKPHKCLECGKSFSERSSLYKHDPHLRQHQIIDTGEKPHKCLKCGKCFSRRVHVYEHQRIHSGDKPHKCVCNKLQSEMKPLHTSKNPFRMCGEKS, encoded by the exons atgagcccagGGGGACCCCGAGAAAGGCGGCTGCCTGGAGACGGATGCGAAGAGAAGGAAATGGGCGGAGACTCCAAAACAGTCTTGGAGGACGGAAGATCCTTCCGAAAACGCCGGAAAACCCAAAGGATCCAGGAGTGTGGAAAGAAATATCAGTGCTCCGAATGTGACAAATCGTTCAAGGCAAATAACCAACTTCAAACGCATCTAAGAATCCATTCAGGAGAGAAACCTCATAAGTGCCTGGAATGTGGAAaaagcttcagtcagaggggcaccctttatacacatcaaagaatccacacaggagaaaaacctcataaatgcctggagtgtggaaagaacttcaATAAGAGGGGCACCCTTTAtatacatcaaaggatccactcaggagaaaaaacgcataaatgcctggagtgtggaaagagcttcagtcagaggggccACCTTTATTcgcatcaaaggatccacacaggagaaaaacctcataaatgcctggagtgtggaaagagcttcagttggAGAGGCCACCTTTAttcacatcaaaggatccacacaggagaaaaacctcataaatgcctggagtgtggaaagagcttcagtgagcgGAGCAgtctttataaacatcaaaggatccacacaggagaaaaacctcataaatgcctggagtgtggaaagagcttcagtcagaggggccACCTTTATTCACATCAAAGGatgcacacaggagaaaaacctcataaatgcctggagtgtggaaagagcttcagtgagcggagcagcctttataaaca TGATCCACACCTCCGTCAACATCAAATAATtgacacaggagaaaaaccacataAATGCCTCAAATGTGGAAAGTGTTTCAGTCGGAGAGTACATGTGTATGAACATCAAAGAATCCACTCAGGAGACAAACCACATAAATGTGTGTGCAACAAGCTTCAGTCAGAGATGAAACCTTTGCATACATCAAAAAATCCATTCAGgatgtgcggagagaagtcttaa
- the LOC116519653 gene encoding gastrula zinc finger protein XlCGF26.1-like isoform X2 — translation MSKGGPREKQLPGERFWEEETGGDPETVLEGGGSFGRPRNHQRVQEEGKEYQHREREKSFKKNGHLQRHLRVLSREKPFKCLECGKNFNKRIDFDRHERIHSGEKNYKCTECEQSFKKTRDLQKHVSIHTEEQKYQCSECEKSFKRKDHLQSHLRIHSGEKPNKCLECGKRFRERRYLYKHQRIHWREKPNKCLEGEKKYQCLECEKSFKRKDALTTHLNVHSGEKKYECTECEKSFKRNANLQRHLMIHSGDKPHKCLECGKSFSQRGSLYRHQRVHLQEEYECGECEKSFKTIQTLEKHQRTHKPNICLVCGKSFTTRGSLDIHQRIHRGEKPHKCLVCGKSFTVSRHLHRHQMIHTGEKPHKCLQCGRSFNVRSSLNIHQRIHTGEKPHKCLECGKSFSQRSSLNNHQRIHTGEKPYKCLQCGKSFSEKGSLNKHQKIHTGEKPHKCLECGMSFIVKNSLTIHQRTHSGEKPYKCLECGMSFIRCSNLHQHQRIHTGEKPHKCLECGKSFSERNSLNKHQRIHTGEKPHKCLECGKSFSERSSLNKHQRTHTGEKPHKCLECGKSFSERSSLNNHKRIHTGEKPHICLECGKSFTLIGNLRRHQTIHSGRKPYKCQECGKSYTERRGLYRHQIIHLGEK, via the exons ATGAGCAAAGGGGGACCCCGGGAAAAGCAGCTGCCTGGAGAGAGATTCTGGGAGGAGGAAACGGGCGGAGATCCCGAGACGGTCCTGGAGGGCGgagggtccttcggaagaccccGGAATCACCAAAGGGtccaggaggaaggaaaggaatatcAGCACCGGGAACGTGAGAAGTCCTTCAAGAAAAACGGCCATCTTCAAAGGCATCTAAGGGTCCTTTCACgagagaaaccatttaaatgcctggaatgtggaaagaacTTCAATAAGAGGATTGACTTTGATAGACATGAAAGAATCCACTCAGGGGAAAAGAATTATAAATGCACAGAATGTGAACAATCCTTCAAAAAAACCAGAGATCTTCAAAAGCATGTAAGCATCCACACAGAGGAACAGAAATATCAGTGTTCAGAATGTGAAAAATCCTTCAAAAGAAAAGACCATCTTCAAAGCCATCTAAGAatccactcaggagagaaaccgaataaatgcctggagtgtggaaagagattCCGTGAAAGAAGATatctttataaacatcaaaggatccactggAGAGAGAAACCGAATAAATGcctggagggagaaaagaaatatcaatgcctggagtgtgaaaaatccttcaaaagaaaagatgctCTTACAACCCACCTAAATGTCCACTCAGGAGAAAAGAAATACGAATGCACGGAATGTGAAAAATCCTTCAAAAGAAATGCCAATCTTCAAAGGCATCTAATGATCCACTCAGGAGACAAACCTcacaaatgcctggagtgtggaaagagcttcagtcagaggggcagcctttatagacatcaaagagTCCATTTACAAGAAGAGTATGAATGCGGGGAATgtgaaaaatccttcaaaacaaTTCAAACCCTTGAAAAACATCAAAGAACCCACAAGCCGAATATATGCCTggtgtgtggaaagagcttcactacAAGGGGAAGTCTAGATATCCATCAAAGAATCCAcagaggagaaaaacctcataaatgcctagtgtgtggaaagagctttactgtGAGTAGACATCTCCATCGACATCAAATGattcacacgggagagaaaccacaTAAATGTCTGCAGTGTGGAAGGAGCTTCAATGTAAGGAGCAGTCTTAATATAcatcaaagaattcacacaggtgaaaaaccacataaatgtctggagtgtggaaagagcttcagtcaaagGAGCAGTCTTAATAAccatcaaagaatccacacaggtgaaaaaccatataaatgtctgcagtgtggaaagagctttagtgAAAAAGGCAGTCTTAATAAACATCAAAAAATTCACACAGgtgaaaaacctcataaatgtctggagtgtggaatgaGCTTCATTGTAAAGAACAGTCTTACTATCCATCAAAGAACACactcaggagaaaaaccctacaaatgcctggagtgtggaatgaGCTTTATTAGGTGTAGTAACCTCCATCAACACCAAAGAATTCACACAGGTGAAAAAccacataaatgtctggagtgtggaaagagcttcagtgaaagGAACAGTCTTAATAAAcatcaaagaattcacacaggtgaaaaaccacataaatgtctggagtgtggaaagagcttcagtgaaagGAGCAGTCTTAATAAACATCAAAGAACTCACACAGGTGAAAAAccacataaatgtctggagtgtggaaagagcttcagtgaaagGAGCAGTCTTAATAACCATAAAAGAATTCACACAGGTGAAAAAccac ATatatgtctggagtgtggaaagagctttactttGATTGGAAACCTCCGTCGACATCAAACAATCCACTCAGGAaggaaaccatataaatgccaggagtgtggaaagagctataCTGAGCGTAGAGGCCTCTATCGACACCAAATAATTCACCTGGGAGAAAAATGA